In Etheostoma spectabile isolate EspeVRDwgs_2016 chromosome 20, UIUC_Espe_1.0, whole genome shotgun sequence, the following are encoded in one genomic region:
- the klhl28 gene encoding kelch-like protein 28, giving the protein MEQQDQSYMFASLKRPHSEQLLQGLQLLRQDHELCDIVLRVGDAKIHAHKVVLASISPYFKAMFTGNLSEKETSEVEFQCIDETALQAIVEYAYTGTVFISQETVESLLPAADLLQVKLVLKECCSFLESQLDAGNCIGISRFAETYGCHDLCLAATKFICENFEEVCLTEEFFELTRAELDEIVSNDCLKVVTEETVFYALESWIKYDVTERQQHLAQLLHCVRLPLLSVKFLTRLYEANHLIRDDHACKHLLNEALKYHFMPEHRLSYQTVLSARPRCAPKVLLAVGGKAGLFATLESIEMYFPRTDSWIGLAPLGVPRYEFGVAVLNHKVYVVGGIATHMRQGISYRRHESTVESWDPESNTWSSVERMAECRSTLGVVVLAGELYALGGYDGQYYLQSVEKYVPKLKEWQPVAPMTKSRSCFATAVLDGMVYAIGGYGPAHMNSVERYDTSKDAWEMVAPMADKRINFGVGVMLGFIFVVGGHNGVSHLSSIERYDPHQNQWTACRPMNEPRTGVGSAIVDNYLYVVGGHSGSSYLNTVQRYDPISDSWLDSSGMMYCRCNFGLTAL; this is encoded by the exons ATGGAACAGCAGGACCAGTCCTATATGTTTGCCAGTCTGAAACGGCCTCACTCAGAACAGCTGCTGCAAGGCCTCCAGCTCTTGCGGCAGGATCACGAACTATGTGACATTGTCCTGCGTGTGGGTGATGCCAAGATCCATGCACACAAAGTAGTGCTGGCCAGCATCAGCCCTTACTTTAAGGCCATGTTCACGGGTAACCTGTCAGAAAAGGAGACCTCCGAGGTGGAATTCCAGTGCATCGATGAGACTGCCTTGCAG GCCATCGTTGAGTATGCATACACTGGCACAGTGTTTATCTCCCAGGAAACAGTGGAATCTCTGCTACCGGCTGCCGATTTACTCCAGGTTAAGCTAGTACTTAAGGAGTGCTGCTCCTTCTTAGAGAGCCAGCTGGATGCTGGAAACTGTATAGGCATCTCCCGCTTTGCAGAGACTTATGGCTGTCATGACCTGTGCCTGGCTGCAACTAAATTCATCTGTGAGAACTTTGAGGAAGTTTGTCTAACAGAGGAGTTTTTTGAACTGACAAGGGCGGAGTTGGATGAAATTGTGTCCAATGACTGCCTTAAGGTGGTCACAGAGGAGACTGTATTTTACGCCCTGGAATCGTGGATCAAATATGATGTAACTGAGAGACAGCAGCATCTGGCTCAGCTGTTGCACTGTGTTCGTCTTCCACTCCTAAGCGTTAAATTTCTCACTCGCCTATATGAAGCCAACCACCTCATACGAGATGACCACGCATGCAAGCACCTGCTCAATGAGGCCCTCAAATATCATTTTATGCCTGAGCATCGGCTCTCCTATCAGACTGTGTTGTCGGCACGGCCCAGGTGTGCCCCGAAGGTGCTGCTTGCGGTAGGAGGCAAGGCAGGACTGTTTGCAACATTAGAAAG cATAGAAATGTATTTCCCTCGGACAGATTCATGGATAGGTCTGGCCCCTCTCGGTGTACCCCGTTATGAATTTGGAGTAGCAGTGCTGAACCACAAGGTGTATGTGGTGGGAGGCATCGCCACACACATGAGACAGGGCATTAGCTATCGGAGACACGAGAGCACAGTGGAGAGCTGGGACCCCGAAAGCAACACCTGGTCCTCTGTGGAGCGCATGGCTGAGTGCCGCAGCACACTCGGTGTGGTGGTCCTGGCCGGCGAGCTGTATGCCCTTGGAGGCTATGACGGCCAATATTACCTCCAGTCGGTGGAGAAATATGTCCCCAAGTTGAAGGAGTGGCAGCCTGTGGCCCCCATGACCAAGTCTCGCAGCTGCTTTGCCACCGCTGTGCTGGATGGCATGGTGTACGCTATTGGAGGCTATGGCCCAGCCCATATGAACAG TGTGGAGCGGTACGACACCAGCAAAGATGCCTGGGAAATGGTAGCCCCCATGGCAGATAAGAGGATCAACTTTGGAGTAGGCGTCATGCTCGGCTTCATATTTGTGGTGGGTGGACATAATGGAGTGTCACACCTGTCTAGCATTGAGAGGTATGATCCACATCAGAACCAGTGGACAGCCTGTCGACCAATGAATGAACCACGCACTG gtGTGGGATCTGCCATCGTGGACAACTACCTCTATGTGGTAGGAGGTCACTCCGGATCATCCTACCTGAACACTGTCCAGCGCTATGACCCCATCTCGGACAGCTGGTTGGACTCGAGCGGCATGATGTATTGCCGTTGCAACTTTGGTCTGACGGCCCTTTGA